Below is a window of Cupriavidus sp. MP-37 DNA.
CTTGCCGGCCTCGAAGCCAATGGTCGCCGCGTTGAAGGCTTGCTCGGCGCCTGGCAAGACGGTCTGCTTCAGCGTTTGTGCCGAGGCGCGCGATACCGACAGCTGGTTCGATGCCATCAGGAGATTTCGGGTCAGGCTGATGCGATTGGCCAGATATTCATCCTGGGCCTTGTCCGCCTGGCGAATGGCCGAATACAAGTTGCCCTGATTCCGGTCAAAAATCGGCAACGGGATCGCCACACCGATCACCGCCATGTTGCGGTTGGCTTCTGTATCTCGCTTGGCACCCAGACTGACTGTCAGATCCGGATACTGGCGGCTGCGCTCAACGCCCACCAATGCCTGGCGGCGGTCAAGTTCAGCGCGGCTTGCGGCCACCAGCGGTGAGTTTTCCAGCTCCTTCAGAAGGAGTTCAGGCGCCGGCCTGGATGGCAGCGCGTCCAGATTGCCCTGTGCTTCGGTAAACTGCGGCGATGCATTGCCCCACAACGCCGTCAACGCCTGACGGGCGGACTGCAGGCTCGCCGTTGCTTCGGCCAATTCAAGTTCGGCGTTGGCCTGTTCGACACGTGCCTTAGTTTCGTCAACCGGGGAGATCTTGCCGGCCGCGACGCGGCGTGAAGCGGCTTGCGCGCCCCTCGCAGCGATATCCGCGGAGCCAGTTGCCAGCTTGACGCGTTCCTGTGCGATCAAGACGGAAAAAAAGCTCTCGATTACCTGCGCCCGAATGTCACCGCGAACGCCAGCCAGCGTTGCCTGCGCCAGTTCGCGCGTCCTTTCCGCGGCATTGATACGAGCCGAGCGCTTGCCGCCCAGTTCGATGGGGATATTCATCTGGGCGGTGGATGTACGGGTGGATTTCCGCGTGTCCTCGACCAGCGTCTGGAGTTCCGGGTTCGGAATAACCCGGGCCTGCATGATCCCACCTTCTGTGGAATCGAGTTCCTTGGCGGCGGCGGACAGGTTGAAATTGCTTCCTGCCGCCAGCGACAACGCGGCCTCGAGGGTCAACGGTCCCGCCGCTTCCCTTGGGAAGACGGGCACCATGGACGTGCCGGTGTCAGATTGCGCTACGGCAAAGTTTGGGCTGAGAAATGCTACCGCCAGCCCGAGCGGCAGAAATAGTCTTCGCATCGAATTGCACCAAGGTATGTGACCAGGAGAATTCGGCGAGAGACGAAAGGAGAAAAAGAGTCGTCGTCTCGCCGATCAAGCGAGACGCTGCCACTGAGGACGGTCGGGAGCCCTGGCATTCAGAGACGAGAACTCGGACGCATGTTGAGTATCGGTCACTTCTACCCGATTCGCTATCAACACGTCCTGCGTCTGTCCATAGACGAACGGGAGGGAGACCAGATGGCATACCCCGCAGTCTGTATCCACGAATGGCTTTTTCTCGGCATCCGTTTTACCTTCCGGCTGCTGATGACGATGCTCGTGGTGCCCAAGGTGCCAAGTGGCCGTGGCTTTCTCGTGCTGACAATAGCGTGCCGCTGCCGCCCAGGAAAACTGGAACGGCAAAATGAGCAGCACGAAGATCAGAACGAAACGTCGCATTCCTTGGGAGACTGTGCGGGGGGCTTGGGGTTGAAGTACTAACGGCTGGGCCGTCGCCGAAGTTTACATGAATCCTCGATCACCAGCATTAAGAGCAGATTACGATTATCGCTTTCGCCTGCTCGTTTTGGGGTGCTGGAGCGGCCCCACGTATCTGAGGACACGAGGACTCTCTTAAAATAAGGGATAGTCTTGTGCCTATCAGTAAGCCTAGTCATTACGTGGAAAGCATCGAAATTCTGACCGAGCCGGAGCGCCGTCGGCGGCGCACGGCGCAAGAAAAAATCGCCATCGTGCAGGAAACATTGGAGCCGGGAGCATCGGTGTCGGCCGTTGCACGTCGGCACGGCGTCAACGCCAACCAAGTGTTTGGCTGGCGCAAGCAATACCAGGAAGGCAGTCTGGCGGCGGTGAAGGCAGGCGAAACCGTTGTGCCGGCATCTGAGCTGGCCGCCGCCATCAAGGAAATCAAGGAACTGCAACGGCTACTCGGGAAGAAGACGCTGGAGGTCGAAATCCTGAAAGAAGCCGTGGAATGGGGCCGTTCAAAAAACCTGATTGCGCGCTCGCCCTTGCTGCCGGGGGACGACCGATGAAGACGGTCTGCGAAGTTCTCGGCGTGGCGCGCTCTGCCGTGGCGGTGAAGCGAGCTCGCTCGTCCGACTGGCGCGATGGTCGCCGTGCCCGCGTGACCAACGATGCCGGGCTGGTCGAGGAGATTCAGGCCCATGTGGCGCACCTTCCCACCTACGGCTACCGCCGTGTCTGGGCGCTGCTGCGCCGCAGTCGGGAGCAGAGCGGTGCGCCGTGCATCAACGTCAAGCGCGTGTATCGGGTCATGCGGGAGCATCAGTTGCTGCTGCGCCGCCCTGGCGTGCGGCGAGATAAGCGGCGACATGACGGTCGCGTTGCGGTGGACCGCAGCAACACCCGCTGGTGCTCCGATGGCTTCGAGTTCCGGTGCGACGATGGTACGCCGCTGCGCGTGACGTTTGCGCTGGACTGCTGCGACCGCGAGGCGATTAGCTGGGCAGCAACGACCGGCGGGCATAGCGGTGATGTGGTGCGCGACGTGATGCTGGCCGCCGTCGAACAGCGCTTCGGCACCACGCAGGCCGCGCAGCCCATTGAATGGCTGACGGACAACGGCTCGGCCTACATCGACCACCGCACGCGCAGCTTCGCTCGCGAACTGGGTCTTGAGCCGCTGACCACACCGGTCCGTTCGCCGCAGAGCAATGGCATGGCGGAATCGTTCGTGAAGACCATGAAGCACAATTACGTCGCCTATATGGACAAGTCTGACGCACCAACAGCGCTCTCGCGTCTGGCAATCGCGTTTGAACACTACAATGAGCGCCACCCGCACAAAGCCCTGAAATACCGCTCGCCTCGCGAGTTCAGGCGTAATGCGGTGTCATCAACCTAACGGTGTCCGCGTGTCCTGAGTTACAGGGGCAACTCCAGGTGCCGCTTTCGCCCCTCATCAGTCTTACGCTTGGGGGCGGGCCCATGCTTCCACCGCAAATAGACAGCGAACCCCACATACAGGACGATCAGGCCGACCAGCATCACGAGCATGCTCTCGACAACAGAATCGGAGACGTGAGCGTAGTGCATGGCTGTACGTGTATGCGGAGTTGCCCGCATCAGGCAAGCGTCACGACCGCCCGGAGGACGCCGGCGTCATGGAACAAATCAAACGACTCCACGACCACCGACAGGCCGAGAAACCAGACCGAGTCCGCAATATTGCGTTGAAAGGAAGACACATGGACCGTCCATGTCGACTCCCCCCTATACAGCGACAGACGGGGAAAGAACGCTGGTGTACGGCGTGCGTATTCGGCGAATTCCGGGAAGGCGGAAGCCAGAAAGCGGTCTTCCGTCCGGATGACAGCCGGGTACATCAGCGCAAATGCGAGCGCCAGGACTGCGGTAACCGCCAGCGACTCGGTCATCGCCCCTAGTCCGATAATGCCTAGCAAGTTGCAGACATAGAGCGGATGGCGACACAGTGAATATGGACCCGAGGTCACCAAGGTATTGTTCTTGCGCCCGGAAATGTACAACGCGCACCAGAGCCGCCCGACCGTGGCCAGGCTCACCCCCAACATCCCCAGCGTCAGCAGCAGCGGCGACACCCAGGTACCGTCCCAGCGAGAATGGCCAAAGACCAGACTTGCCAGGACAAACGTTACGACAACACGCCAAACGCCGATGCGGTGGCGTGTCAGGAAATTGTCCAGCGCCCTCGAGAGACCAGCGGGTTGGGACGGGGAGATTGAAGAATCGGTCATGCGGTTCGGGGGCTGGAGGAGAATGTCGCGCACTTCGAGTGGACACACTGGCGCGAAAACGAGCACTAATGGCCGGCATTCTAAGGTTGCCCTTCCGTTGTCAGGCTTTATTGCCGAAATGTAATACGTTGTTAATCTTGCCCCCGGGCCAGCGAATCCGGTTGTGTCATAGCTCGGCAATCTGACAGTCATCTTCTGCGACATAGACTGTCTTGGCCATTTTCAGGACACACCCAGAGACGCTCCGCAATGAACGACATCATCCGCACATTGAGCTCGGAATTCTCCGATCTCGCTAATGCTGCCGAGGCAGTACGTGCCGTCGTTCGAATGACCGTCTCTATCGTTTTGGGGGGCTTGCTGGGGTACGAGCGGGAGAGCTCGGGAAAATCCGCAGGCGTGCGCACTCACATGCTCGTCGCGCTGGGGGCATGCGTTTTTGTCGTGGTTCCCCTCCAGGCGGGCGTGCAGCTTGCCGACATGAGCCGCGTGCTTCAGGGTCTCACGTCAGGCATCGGATTCCTTTGTGCAGGGGCGATCCTGAAGCCGGACAATGAGACACACGTCAGGGGGCTCACAACTGCCGCGAGCATCTGGATTGCTGCCGCGATCGGCGTGGCCGCCGGCATGGGCCATGCGGTGACGGCCATCGTCGCGACTGCCTTCGCACTCATCGTGCTCAGAATCCTTCAAATGTCGAAGAAGTAAGACTCCCACTGCTCCCAAGCCACGTGCAGCGCGAATGCGCCAACTTCAGGTTCGGCCAGCATTTCCCAAACGTATGAGCGCGCTTAACAATACGCAAACTCCATCGCATGAGAATTTACCTGGATTACAACCTGTTTGCGTACCTTCACGAGGGCACGAACCCGGCTCTGCAAGCCAAAGTGAGCGCACTGTCCGATCGACATGAGTTTCCTTGCAGCCCGGCGCACATGGAAGAAATTGCCTCGGCGCTCGCAAGACCTTCGGATACTCCCCCGCTCGATCGGTTAGCGGCCGCTTTCTGCAAAATAGACGATGTTTCTCGAATTAGCCGGAACGTGCAATTGTCTCCGACGACGTTAGGCCCGATGGTTACGAAAGAAGAACAGCCTCTCGAGTGCTTTCTTCGGGTCATGCGGCACTATCGCAAAGAGCCGGTTGTCGAGAAGAACGACTGGTATACGCGGGACTCCGTAAAGAAGGGGTCACTTCAGAAAACGGAAAATATTGCACGCTAAGGCATGGAAGAGGACCACTGCTGTCCCCAGGGGCATTGGCCAGCCGATGGCAAGCAGGTAGAAACCAAAGTCGGGGGACTCCCGTTCTCAGAGATCGGCTAGCAGCAGGTAGGCGCGGTCGAGTTGCCGATGAGCTTCCTGCCGGCGATCCATCGCTTCTAGGGCGAGCAGGAGGTCCTCGGCCAGCTCGAAATCGCTTTCCTGGCATGCCCTTTCGAACACCGCAAAGACCTCTTCATACAACGTGCGCCCCGGAACGCCCATTTGACTAACCTCCGGCGGAAAATCCGATGCTCTCTGCCGACTTGGTCCTGCCACGCCGCAGGGGCTTCTGTCCCCCATGGTTAATATGGACGTTCCCACGGCAGGGAAGGTCAAGCATTTTTCCGGCCGCGGGCCGACCTATGGTTCGCAAGCCGCCGCGCGAGACGGTTAGTGCTCGCCCCCTACAGTTCGTCCAGCGACTAGTTACCCGCACCCGGGCGCAGCCGCACCACCAGCATCGCCGCCCACTGGATATGCGGCCAGGCCAGCGAATAGACGAATGTCTGGATCAGGGGTCCCCTTGATTTCGCCGCAATTTACCGGGGTAGCCACCCGTAGCAGCCATGCGGGTTCCAGGGTGATGCCCACCCTAAAACCCTAGTCAAATCAGTCACTTGCTGACTGGTCCTTTTCCCCTTGGTTTTGGAACGTTGACCGCCCCCGCCGCGCGGCCAAGCGCGCCCTGTGGCTGGAAGCCATTGTTTCCGCAAGATAACTAGATTTATCCGTCTTTGGTTTTCCCAAGCAACACATAAATGGCTTTTCTAACGTTAGGTATGTGCGTAAGATAGGCTGAAATGCGCCTCCGGAAACTGCCATGCCCCGCCTCGCCGCCACCCCCGACCAGATCCGCGCCACCGTGCTGGCCATGCTCACCGAGGCCGGCGACGCGGCGCCGCCCACGGCCGCACGCTTTCGCCGCGTGGTGTCGGTGCGCAAGCTGCGTGACCGCCTGGGCGGCGGTGACCCTGCAACGCTGTCGCGTACGCTCAACGCGATCGAGGCCGAGGTGGTGCGCTCGGGCCTGGCCGACCTCGCCCTGCCCGAGATTCCGGTCGAGATCGCCGAAGCGATGCGCGCGCTGTGGCAGGCCGCGGTCGCGGTGCAGCTCGACGACGTGGTGCGCCTGAAGCGCGAGGCGCAAGCCACAGCCGACACCGCCGAGGCCGCCCGCGCCGAGGCCGAACTGCGGGTCGAGCTGCTGCGGGCCGAACTGAGCGAGGTGCGCGGCCAGCTCGCCGCGCGCGACACCGCGCTGGCCGTAGCGTGCGCCGCCCAGGCGGCGGCGTGCGCGCGCGCCGATGAGCAAGCCGCACGCCGGGGCGAGCTCGAGGCGGCGCTGGCGACCGCCCAGGAGCGCGCCACGGCGGGCGAGCGCACCCACACCGAGGCGATCGCCACCACCCAGGCGCGCTACGAGGCGCTGTCGAAGCAGCTCCTGCAGGAAACCGCGCACCAGCGCGACGCGGTGCGGGCCGAGCGCGCGCAACTGGCCTCCCAACTCAAATTCGCCGAGCGGCGCATCGCCGCGCTGGAAGACGAGCGCGCACGACTCGACGCCGACCTGGCCAGCGAGCGGGCCGCGCGCCAGACCGCCGCGGGCGAGGCGAGCGCACTCAAGGCCGTCACCGCCAGCCAGCGCGCCCAGCTCGACGAGCTGCTGCGTGCGACCCTGGCCGCGGCGCCACCAGCGGCCAAGACGCGCGTGCCCAGATCGACGGGCAAGGCGGCCGCCAAGCGGACCGCCCAGTCATGAAGCCGGCCGACTGGATCGATACGGGCGCGGTGCCGCCGCGCCCACTGCCGGCCACCGTCGCGGCGGCCCTCGCCTACCTGGCGGAGGCACTCGGGCACCCGGTCTACGCGCACTGGACGCTGGCGCGCGTCAAGCGCCGCTATGGCTCGCTGGCCGACGCCAAGGCCGCGCAGCCGACCGTGCTCAAGCTGCTGCTGGCGCACGATGGGGCAGTCGAATACTGGGAGCGCGGGCGCCTGCGCACGGTGACGGCGGATCTGGCGCCCCGCCCGGAGACGGTCCTCGCGCGGCTGCTGCACACGCACCGGCGCCGCATCCGGTCCACCGCCGCCTTAGCGAGCGAAGCAACGGTGCCGACCGCCGCGGAAGCGAGGGGAGCTGTCGCGGCGAACCCGTGGCTGGCCGCTTACGGCCCTGCTGACCACGCGTGGCTCACGCGCGCCGGCCGCTTCGCCCAGCCGCACGCGGCGGCCAACACGCTCGGCGCCGCCGACGATGCACAGGCGCTGGCGCTCTTCCTGCGCGACCGAACCGGGCGCTCGCCCCACACGTTGCGCGCCTATGGCGCCGAACTGCGCCGCCTGATGCGCTGGTGCGGCGCGCACGAGCTTGGGCCGCTCTCGGACCTCACGCGCCAGCGGTTGCTCGGCTACCGGCACGCGCTGCAGCACGGGGAGACCGGCAGGGAGGACGCCGCGCCGCCCTTGTCAGAAGCGACCCGCACGCGCGCGCTGGCGGTGGTGGCAAGCCTCTACGGCTACTGGTACGACACCGGCTACTTGCATGCCAATCCGGCCGCGGGCCTGTCCGCCGGCAGCCGCACCCGGGCCGGCTTCGCGCCGACGCGGCTGATCCCGCCAGCGCTGCTGGCCGCGTGCGATGCCTGGCTTGAGGCGCCGGAGTTTGCCGCCGCCAACACGACCAACACGCTGGCGGCGCAGCGGCGGCGCGCGATTTGGGCGCTGTATCGTTACGCCGGCGTGCGCCTGGCGGAACTGGCCTGGTCGACAGAGATCGCACTGCCCCGCCTGGAGGCCGAGGCGCCCGGGCGGTGGACGCTCTATGTCTGCGGCAAGGGGCGCAAGGCACGGGCCATTCCGCTGCCGGTGCCGTGCGTGACGGTATTGCGCGCCTACCGACAAGCACGCGGCCTGCCGTCCGAGCCGCCGGCGCACGAGGCGCTGCCTGTAATCCACGGCAACAAGGGCGAAGCGCTACAGTCGGCAGGCCTGTACCGGGAGGTCAAGGCGATCTTTGCGGCCGTGGCCGATGGTCTGCAGGCGCGCGAGCCGGCGCAGGCGCTCTTACTGCGCGCGGCCTCCCCGCACTGGCTGCGCCATGCCTATGCGCGCACACTGGTGGTCGACCACCAGGTGCCGCTGCCGGCCGCCCAGGCGCTGCTCGGCCACGCCTCGGTGCAGACCACGGCGGCCTATGCCAGGACCGACCTGACGCAGTTGCGGGCCTTTGTCGATGCCACGTTTGCGGATGATGGGCCGTAGCGACAGCGCGCGTTGCCTTGTCGCATCGCCACGGCGCGGGTCGCCAGTCCCAGCAACAGCAAAGCTGGGGCGGTCAGCTCGATTGACACCGCCAGGCAGGCCGCAGACTCCGAGGGCACCAGCGGCACCCGGTAGTCCTCGCGGAACAGGTCGAGGGCGGCATTCCAATTGGCCAGCTTGGCGATCGCCGAGTTCCAGAAGGTTGGCTTTTTCTCAGCCCGCACAGCAC
It encodes the following:
- the czcC gene encoding heavy metal efflux RND transporter CzcC, with translation MRRLFLPLGLAVAFLSPNFAVAQSDTGTSMVPVFPREAAGPLTLEAALSLAAGSNFNLSAAAKELDSTEGGIMQARVIPNPELQTLVEDTRKSTRTSTAQMNIPIELGGKRSARINAAERTRELAQATLAGVRGDIRAQVIESFFSVLIAQERVKLATGSADIAARGAQAASRRVAAGKISPVDETKARVEQANAELELAEATASLQSARQALTALWGNASPQFTEAQGNLDALPSRPAPELLLKELENSPLVAASRAELDRRQALVGVERSRQYPDLTVSLGAKRDTEANRNMAVIGVAIPLPIFDRNQGNLYSAIRQADKAQDEYLANRISLTRNLLMASNQLSVSRASAQTLKQTVLPGAEQAFNAATIGFEAGKFNYLDVLDAQRTLFQARIRYLGVLGQTYQAATTIDRILGR
- the czcI gene encoding CDF family cobalt-zinc-cadmium transporter CzcI, with the translated sequence MRRFVLIFVLLILPFQFSWAAAARYCQHEKATATWHLGHHEHRHQQPEGKTDAEKKPFVDTDCGVCHLVSLPFVYGQTQDVLIANRVEVTDTQHASEFSSLNARAPDRPQWQRLA
- a CDS encoding IS3-like element ISButh1 family transposase (programmed frameshift) is translated as MEILTEPERRRRRTAQEKIAIVQETLEPGASVSAVARRHGVNANQVFGWRKQYQEGSLAAVKAGETVVPASELAAAIKEIKELQRLLGKKTLEVEILKEAVEWGRFKKPDCALALAAGGRPMKTVCEVLGVARSAVAVKRARSSDWRDGRRARVTNDAGLVEEIQAHVAHLPTYGYRRVWALLRRSREQSGAPCINVKRVYRVMREHQLLLRRPGVRRDKRRHDGRVAVDRSNTRWCSDGFEFRCDDGTPLRVTFALDCCDREAISWAATTGGHSGDVVRDVMLAAVEQRFGTTQAAQPIEWLTDNGSAYIDHRTRSFARELGLEPLTTPVRSPQSNGMAESFVKTMKHNYVAYMDKSDAPTALSRLAIAFEHYNERHPHKALKYRSPREFRRNAVSST
- the czcN gene encoding heavy metal efflux RND transporter CzcN — its product is MTDSSISPSQPAGLSRALDNFLTRHRIGVWRVVVTFVLASLVFGHSRWDGTWVSPLLLTLGMLGVSLATVGRLWCALYISGRKNNTLVTSGPYSLCRHPLYVCNLLGIIGLGAMTESLAVTAVLALAFALMYPAVIRTEDRFLASAFPEFAEYARRTPAFFPRLSLYRGESTWTVHVSSFQRNIADSVWFLGLSVVVESFDLFHDAGVLRAVVTLA
- a CDS encoding MgtC/SapB family protein: MNDIIRTLSSEFSDLANAAEAVRAVVRMTVSIVLGGLLGYERESSGKSAGVRTHMLVALGACVFVVVPLQAGVQLADMSRVLQGLTSGIGFLCAGAILKPDNETHVRGLTTAASIWIAAAIGVAAGMGHAVTAIVATAFALIVLRILQMSKK
- a CDS encoding DNA-binding protein, whose translation is MPRLAATPDQIRATVLAMLTEAGDAAPPTAARFRRVVSVRKLRDRLGGGDPATLSRTLNAIEAEVVRSGLADLALPEIPVEIAEAMRALWQAAVAVQLDDVVRLKREAQATADTAEAARAEAELRVELLRAELSEVRGQLAARDTALAVACAAQAAACARADEQAARRGELEAALATAQERATAGERTHTEAIATTQARYEALSKQLLQETAHQRDAVRAERAQLASQLKFAERRIAALEDERARLDADLASERAARQTAAGEASALKAVTASQRAQLDELLRATLAAAPPAAKTRVPRSTGKAAAKRTAQS
- a CDS encoding tyrosine-type recombinase/integrase codes for the protein MKPADWIDTGAVPPRPLPATVAAALAYLAEALGHPVYAHWTLARVKRRYGSLADAKAAQPTVLKLLLAHDGAVEYWERGRLRTVTADLAPRPETVLARLLHTHRRRIRSTAALASEATVPTAAEARGAVAANPWLAAYGPADHAWLTRAGRFAQPHAAANTLGAADDAQALALFLRDRTGRSPHTLRAYGAELRRLMRWCGAHELGPLSDLTRQRLLGYRHALQHGETGREDAAPPLSEATRTRALAVVASLYGYWYDTGYLHANPAAGLSAGSRTRAGFAPTRLIPPALLAACDAWLEAPEFAAANTTNTLAAQRRRAIWALYRYAGVRLAELAWSTEIALPRLEAEAPGRWTLYVCGKGRKARAIPLPVPCVTVLRAYRQARGLPSEPPAHEALPVIHGNKGEALQSAGLYREVKAIFAAVADGLQAREPAQALLLRAASPHWLRHAYARTLVVDHQVPLPAAQALLGHASVQTTAAYARTDLTQLRAFVDATFADDGP